In Verrucomicrobiia bacterium, a single window of DNA contains:
- a CDS encoding zinc-ribbon domain-containing protein produces MKVCENCRTQAEDTASFCSRCGQQLPHEPELPFVGVRDDTGIYRITYAPVEEEFQGKDAAEDAARHSAWNNDTSFEEYTVELVRSTVTVETHPFVCGTCSDYVSPTDKGKCNQCGEINWVKREGAK; encoded by the coding sequence ATGAAGGTTTGCGAAAACTGCCGTACACAAGCTGAAGACACCGCCAGTTTCTGTTCTCGGTGTGGACAGCAATTGCCACATGAGCCGGAACTGCCCTTTGTGGGAGTCCGCGATGACACGGGTATCTACAGGATTACCTATGCACCCGTGGAAGAAGAGTTCCAAGGGAAAGATGCTGCAGAAGATGCCGCCAGGCATTCCGCCTGGAATAATGACACCTCGTTCGAGGAATACACAGTCGAACTCGTTCGCTCAACGGTCACCGTGGAGACCCACCCGTTCGTCTGCGGCACCTGCTCGGATTACGTTTCGCCTACTGACAAGGGCAAGTGTAACCAGTGTGGAGAGATTAACTGGGTGAAGCGCGAAGGCGCAAAGTAA